From a region of the Rhipicephalus microplus isolate Deutch F79 unplaced genomic scaffold, USDA_Rmic scaffold_13, whole genome shotgun sequence genome:
- the LOC119164596 gene encoding uncharacterized protein LOC119164596 yields MSDEEGTLSSPTTNASELKLPHFWPKKPRVWFSQIEARFELQPITSQQSKYLHVVSALPPDMADAVDDVLASTPSEKPYHELKSTVLKRLEVSEQSRLQQFLSHEELGDQRPSQPLHRMRQLLGQQASEERQHPLLRELFLQRLRQSRWTILAGSDDVTLDHPAPLADHITDCTEPPKMSIAATGRPEHADRLGRLENRVDRLAAAVENLALSNKHRPTRHRSPSHARSPQHRGHSSEVEQNI; encoded by the coding sequence ATGTCAGACGAGGAAGGAACATTAAGCTCACCCACAACCAACGCTTCGGAGTTAAAACTTCCTCATTTCTGGCCTAAAAAACCCAGGGTGTGGTTCAGCCAAATCGAGGCCCGCTTCGAGCTTCAACCCATCACATCGCAGCAGTCGAAATACCTGCACGTCGTTTCAGCACTGCCACCTGACATGGCTGACGCCGTAGACGATGTGCTCGCCTCCACTCCATCGGAGAAGCCCTACCACGAACTAAAAAGCACCGTCCTGAAACGTCTTGAGGTGTCCGAACAGAGCAGGCTGCAACAattcctgtctcatgaagagCTCGGTGACCAGCGTCCCTCACAACCACTCCACCGAATGCGTCAGCTCCTGGGCCAACAAGCGTCAGAGGAGCGTCAACATCCATTGCTTCGCGAGTTGTTTTTGCAGAGACTGCGACAGTCAAGATGGACGATACTCGCTGGCTCAGATGACGTGACACTCGACCATCCGGCTCCACTCGCCGACCACATCACCGACTGCACTGAGCCACCAAAAATGTCTATTGCTGCAACGGGAAGGCCCGAACATGCAGACCGGTTAGGTCGCTTAGAGAACAGAGTTGACcgactggctgcagcagttgaaaaccTCGCCCTGTCCAACAAACACCGGCCTACACGGCATCGTTCGCCGTCCCATGCTCGAAGCCCGCAGCACCGCGGACACTCAAGCGAGGTAGAGCAGAACATCTGA